A part of Girardinichthys multiradiatus isolate DD_20200921_A chromosome 12, DD_fGirMul_XY1, whole genome shotgun sequence genomic DNA contains:
- the ier3 gene encoding radiation-inducible immediate-early gene IEX-1 has translation MYTRSDSMTLTVQEERFAFTSGMTTRSTQPEVFTFERTPAQATAVRSYVPIRPKKRCTRVMYPAKVRMHLPPPERSQAKRWLVILCLVVLWQIYTEEPCADAPLGANGSISEYQGFSFQSAEEQARHMSEQSAAPILCEKTDASREQNVPSTACLTPAQQSESTGFEQSAGKSMVALLVYHTLGNDS, from the coding sequence ATGTACACACGATCAGACAGCATGACTCTGACTGTCCAGGAGGAGAGGTTCGCCTTTACCTCCGGGATGACGACCCGCAGCACCCAGCCTGAGGTCTTCACCTTCGAGCGGACTCCAGCTCAAGCCACCGCCGTGCGCTCCTACGTGCCCATCCGGCCCAAGAAGCGCTGCACACGGGTCATGTACCCGGCCAAGGTCCGCATGCACCTTCCGCCACCGGAGAGGAGCCAGGCCAAGCGCTGGCTTGTCATCCTGTGCCTGGTGGTTCTGTGGCAGATCTACACCGAGGAGCCGTGCGCAGACGCGCCGCTGGGCGCAAACGGCTCCATCAGCGAGTACCAGGGCTTCAGCTTCCAGTCCGCCGAGGAGCAGGCCCGGCATATGTCGGAGCAAAGCGCTGCACCGATACTCTGTGAGAAGACCGACGCATCCAGAGAGCAGAACGTCCCCAGCACCGCCTGCCTCACGCCGGCCCAGCAGAGCGAATCCACCGGCTTCGAGCAGAGCGCAGGGAAGAGCATGGTGGCCCTGCTGGTCTACCATACACTGGGCAACGACAGCTAA